The Coffea arabica cultivar ET-39 chromosome 1e, Coffea Arabica ET-39 HiFi, whole genome shotgun sequence genome has a window encoding:
- the LOC140016160 gene encoding uncharacterized protein — MEEAGVFDVGFSGPNFTWSNYRRSRARILKRLDRFLVNGACLDLSYNIFVLHLARHPSDHSPLKLSFVAQSDAKPRPFRFLNMWTTKPQLLEVITQAWNQDVSGSPMRALCSKLLATRKAIQTWNKEHFGNVIDKMRSAEMAVQRAEEVVDQDDSKECQIELKKAQAELRHALSIEEQFWRQKARVKWLR, encoded by the coding sequence ATGGAGGAGGCTGGAGTATTTGATGTAGGTTTCTCAGGACCCAATTTCACATGGTCAAACTATCGGCGAAGTAGAGCTCGGATTTTAAAGAGGTTAGACAGGTTCTTAGTCAATGGGGCATGTTTGGATCTTTCTTATAACATTTTTGTCCTTCACTTGGCTAGACATCCATCTGACCATTCACCGTTAAAGCTCTCATTTGTCGCTCAATCAGATGCTAAGCCGCGTCcatttcgatttttgaatatGTGGACAACTAAACCACAACTCTTGGAGGTGATAACCCAGGCTTGGAATCAAGATGTCAGTGGATCTCCGATGCGTGCTCTATGTTCTAAATTATTGGCAACAAGAAAAGCTATTCAGACATGGAACAAAGAACACTTTGGAAACGTGATCGATAAGATGCGATCTGCGGAAATGGCGGTGCAACGGGCAGAAGAAGTGGTAGATCAAGATGATTCGAAGGAGTGCCAGATTGAACTCAAAAAGGCTCAGGCGGAGCTAAGGCATGCATTatcaattgaagaacaattttgGAGGCAAAAGGCCAGGGTAAAATGGCTTCGATAG